A single Cannabis sativa cultivar Pink pepper isolate KNU-18-1 chromosome 7, ASM2916894v1, whole genome shotgun sequence DNA region contains:
- the LOC115697672 gene encoding protein DETOXIFICATION 53, which translates to MCPNSSDESQTIINGSLDEPLLPKQNGINMRPLVVEGGGDGGGGGGGVGGAATRFLQGFLQRFFPANSLLRTLPLNEVSEELKSLVKIAWPIIMTTLLIYSRSIVSMLFLGRLGKTELAGGSLALGFGNITGNSILRGLSTGMDPICCQAYGAKRFSVLSHAFQKTFCLLLLVSIPISALWLNMEPICIWLGQDPATIRVAKIYMAFSVPELLAQAHLHPLRIFLRTQGLTFPLTVAATCSAILHLPINYFLVFHLKLGVAGVALALAWNTVNLNLGLLIYILFSNKPLKPWTGLTIFSTFQGWGPLLKLALPSCAAVCLEWWWYEIMMFLCGILKNPQASLASMGILIQTTGLLYVFPISLSAGLTTRVGHALGSGQPVRAQWTAILGLAFAFGFGLLALVLMIMVRSWWGRLYTDEPQVLDLLSKALPILGLCELGNTPQTAACGVLNGMARPNLGARINLCAFYGVGLPVAVLVTFKFRYGFLGLWIGLLSAQISCLGMMVYVLVQTDWKHQSKRAEEMVSGTDEENQKNPEK; encoded by the exons aTGTGCCCTAATAGTAGTGATGAATCTCAAACAATTATAAATGGGTCTCTTGATGAACCTTTGTTACCTAAACAAAATGGAATAAATATGAGACCACTCGTCGTTGAGGGCGGTGGAGATGGCGGCGGTGGCGGCGGTGGTGTTGGTGGTGCCGCCACTCGCTTTTTACAAGGCTTTCTTCAAAGGTTTTTTCCGGCTAATAGTCTTCTACGAACTCTACCCCTTAATGag GTGAGTGAAGAGCTAAAATCATTGGTGAAAATAGCTTGGCCTATAATAATGACAACCTTGCTAATCTACTCACGTTCGATTGTTTCAATGCTCTTCTTGGGCCGACTTGGGAAAACTGAACTGGCTGGTGGATCATTAGCATTGGGCTTTGGAAACATCACTGGTAACTCAATTCTTCGTGGGCTTTCAACTGGAATGGACCCAATTTGTTGCCAGGCCTATGGGGCCAAAAGATTTTCAGTACTCAGCCATGCTTTCCAAAAAACTTTCTGCCTACTTTTACTCGTTTCCATCCCAATTTCGGCCCTTTGGCTCAACATGGAGCCCATTTGCATCTGGTTGGGCCAAGACCCAGCTACCATTCGAGTTGCCAAAATCTATATGGCCTTTTCAG TTCCAGAGCTTCTGGCCCAAGCCCATCTCCACCCTTTGAGAATCTTCCTCAGAACACAAGGCCTAACTTTCCCACTCACAGTGGCTGCCACGTGTTCAGCAATCCTTCACTTACCCATAAATTACTTTCTAGTCTTTCATCTAAAATTGGGTGTGGCTGGGGTGGCCTTGGCTCTTGCTTGGAACACAGTGAATTTGAATTTGGGCCTATTGATATACATTTTGTTCTCTAATAAGCCCTTAAAGCCATGGACTGGGCTTACAATTTTCTCAACATTTCAGGGCTGGGGCCCATTACTCAAACTGGCCTTACCCAGTTGTGCTGCTGTTTGTTTGGAGTGGTGGTGGTATGAGATAATGATGTTCTTATGTGGTATTTTAAAAAATCCTCAAGCTAGTTTGGCATCTATGGGAATTTTGATCCAAACCACTGGACTTTTATATGTATTTCCTATTTCATTAAGTGCTGGCTTAACAACTCGTGTTGGGCATGCTTTGGGCTCAGGTCAACCTGTTCGGGCCCAATGGACTGCCATTCTTGGGCTAGCTTTTGCATTTGGATTTGGGCTTTTGGCTTTGGTTTTAATGATTATGGTTCGATCTTGGTGGGGGAGATTGTACACTGATGAGCCTCAAGTTCTTGATTTGCTTTCAAAAGCTTTACCAATACTTGGGCTTTGTGAGCTTGGGAATACACCTCAAACTGCGGCTTGTGGGGTTTTGAATGGTATGGCCCGGCCCAATTTAGGTGCTAGGATAAATTTGTGTGCTTTTTATGGTGTTGGATTACCTGTTGCTGTTTTAGTTACTTTTAAATTTAGGTATGGGTTTTTGGGCTTATGGATTGGGCTTCTTTCGGCCCAAATATCTTGTTTGGGTATGATGGTTTATGTTTTGGTCCAAACAGATTGGAAACATCAGAGTAAACGGGCTGAAGAAATGGTTTCGGGTACAGATGAGGAAAATCAGAAGAATCctgaaaaataa